Proteins from a single region of Thunnus albacares chromosome 16, fThuAlb1.1, whole genome shotgun sequence:
- the actr10 gene encoding actin-related protein 10, giving the protein MPLFDGLGSGAEKTAIVIDLGAAYTKCGFAGETGPRFIIPSEIRRPGQQQATKVVQYNINTEELYVILKEFIHILYFRHLLVNPRDRRVVIIESILCPSHFRETLTKVFFKQFEVPSVLFAPSHLMAIMSLGINSALVMDCGHTETLVLPVYECTPILPAWEALPLGGKAIHKELDGLLVEQCTVDTDATTGQTVPAVIGTIPEETVEDIKVRTCFVSDLQRGLKIQEAKFNLDGTAERPAPPPDVDYPLDGEKILHIKGSIRDSVMEILFEQDNEEKSVASLILDALVKCPIDTRKVLSENLVVIGGTAMLPGFLHRLLAEIRLLVEKPKYSDVLASKSFRIHAPPAKPNCTAWLGGAIFGALQDILGSRSVSRDYYNQTGRIPDWCCLSSPPPESLYEAGKTPPPLMKRAFSTEK; this is encoded by the exons ATGCCATTATTTGATGGATTGGGAAGTGGAGCAGAGAAGACTGCGATCGTCATTGATTTAGGAGCAGCTTACACAAA ATGTGGCTTTGCAGGGGAAACGGGGCCCAGGTTCATAATTCCGAGCGAGATCCGGAGGCCAGGACAGCAACAG GCCACCAAAGTGGTTCAGTACAACATCAACACAGAAGAGCTTTATGTCATCCTCAAAGAGTTTATCCACATACTGTACTTCAG GCACCTGCTGGTGAACCCTCGCGACAGAAGAGTGGTCATCATCGAGTCCATCCTCTGCCCGTCTCACTTCAGGGAGACGCTCACCAAGGTTTTCTTCAAACAGTTTGAG GTGCCCTCTGTGCTGTTTGCACCAAGTCATCTCATGGCCATCATGTCTTTGGGTATCAACTCCGCCCTGGTGATGGACTGTGGCCACACAGAGACGCTGGTGCTTCCT GTTTATGAGTGCACTCCTATTCTGCCAGCTTGGGAGGCTTTGCCTTTGGGTGGAAAAGCCATCCATAA AGAATTAGATGGACTTCTTGTGGAACAGTGCACCGTGGACACAGACGCCACCACTGGGCAGACTGTACCAGCTGTCATTG GGACCATCCCAGAGGAGACTGTGGAGGATATCAAGG TCAGAACATGCTTCGTCAGTGACCTGCAGAGAGGCCTCAAGATTCAGGAAGCCAAATTTAACCTGGACGGCACAGCTGAG CGTCCAGCCCCTCCTCCAGATGTCGATTACCCTTTGGATGGGGAGAAAATCCTGCATATCAAAGGATCCATCAG gGACTCTGTGATGGAGATTCTGTTTGAGCAGGACAATGAGGAGAAGAGTGTGGCCTCTCTGATACTTGACGCTCTGGTGAAG tGCCCCATTGACACACGTAAGGTGCTCTCTGAGAACCTGGTGGTGATCGGAGGGACAGCCATGCTGCCAGGCTTCCTGCACCGTTTGCTGGCGGAGATCCGCCTCCTGGTGGAGAAACCAAAGTACAGCGACGTCCTGGCCAGCAAGAGCTTCCGCATACACGCTCCACCCGCCAAGCCCAACTGCACCGCCTGGCTCGGAG GTGCCATCTTTGGAGCGCTACAAGACATCCTGGGCAGCAGGTCGGTGTCCCGGGACTACTACAACCAGACAGGCCGCATCCCAGACTGGTGCTGCTTGAGCTCCCCTCCTCCTGAATCTCTGTACGAAGCAGGGAAGACCCCTCCTCCACTCATGAAGAGAGCCTTCTCCACAGAGAAGTAG
- the pgfa gene encoding vascular endothelial growth factor A isoform X1, giving the protein MKSFFVVLHFLALLLVQLIPAQISKQPEESLSRVMEFQEVWAKSMCRPMEQLVDVEQEYPGEVEHIYKPACVPLWRCSGCCVDESTECYPTLQRNITLQVIRIHPIKSLQYVELTFVEHQRCECRLRQNLLNNKSSSESIKNRSRKRKNKKTTNGCGKCHQSLKTR; this is encoded by the exons ATGAAAAGTTTCTTCGTAGTCTTACATTTTTTAGCGCTTCTTCTGGTGCAGCTGATACCTGCGCAG aTTTCAAAACAACCAGAAGAGAGTCTCTCAAGAG TGATGGAGTTCCAGGAGGTTTGGGCGAAGAGCATGTGTCGACCCATGGAGCAGTTGGTGGATGTGGAGCAGGAGTACCCCGGAGAAGTGGAGCACATCTACAAACCTGCTTGCGTCCCACTTTGGCGATGCTCCGGTTGCTGTGTCGATGAAAGCACGGAGTGCTACCCTACCCTTCAACGCAACATCACTCTGCAG GTAATAAGGATTCATCCCATCAAATCTTTGCAATATGTGGAACTCACTTTTGTGGAGCATCAGAGATGTGAATGCAG acTCCGACAGAATCTTCTAAATAATAAAAG CAGCAGTGAGTCTATCAAGAACAGATCTcggaagaggaaaaacaagaagacaacAAACGGATGTGGCAA GTGCCATCAATCCCTCAAAACAAGATAG
- the pgfa gene encoding vascular endothelial growth factor A isoform X3 has protein sequence MKSFFVVLHFLALLLVQLIPAQISKQPEESLSRVMEFQEVWAKSMCRPMEQLVDVEQEYPGEVEHIYKPACVPLWRCSGCCVDESTECYPTLQRNITLQVIRIHPIKSLQYVELTFVEHQRCECRLRQNLLNNKSSESIKNRSRKRKNKKTTNGCGKCHQSLKTR, from the exons ATGAAAAGTTTCTTCGTAGTCTTACATTTTTTAGCGCTTCTTCTGGTGCAGCTGATACCTGCGCAG aTTTCAAAACAACCAGAAGAGAGTCTCTCAAGAG TGATGGAGTTCCAGGAGGTTTGGGCGAAGAGCATGTGTCGACCCATGGAGCAGTTGGTGGATGTGGAGCAGGAGTACCCCGGAGAAGTGGAGCACATCTACAAACCTGCTTGCGTCCCACTTTGGCGATGCTCCGGTTGCTGTGTCGATGAAAGCACGGAGTGCTACCCTACCCTTCAACGCAACATCACTCTGCAG GTAATAAGGATTCATCCCATCAAATCTTTGCAATATGTGGAACTCACTTTTGTGGAGCATCAGAGATGTGAATGCAG acTCCGACAGAATCTTCTAAATAATAAAAG CAGTGAGTCTATCAAGAACAGATCTcggaagaggaaaaacaagaagacaacAAACGGATGTGGCAA GTGCCATCAATCCCTCAAAACAAGATAG
- the pgfa gene encoding vascular endothelial growth factor A isoform X2 yields MFPSLFSEIEADRGRHGESRREISKQPEESLSRVMEFQEVWAKSMCRPMEQLVDVEQEYPGEVEHIYKPACVPLWRCSGCCVDESTECYPTLQRNITLQVIRIHPIKSLQYVELTFVEHQRCECRLRQNLLNNKSSSESIKNRSRKRKNKKTTNGCGKCHQSLKTR; encoded by the exons ATGTTCCCATCACTGTTCTCGGAGATAGAGGCAGATAGAGGGAGGCATGGGGAAAGCAGGAGAGAG aTTTCAAAACAACCAGAAGAGAGTCTCTCAAGAG TGATGGAGTTCCAGGAGGTTTGGGCGAAGAGCATGTGTCGACCCATGGAGCAGTTGGTGGATGTGGAGCAGGAGTACCCCGGAGAAGTGGAGCACATCTACAAACCTGCTTGCGTCCCACTTTGGCGATGCTCCGGTTGCTGTGTCGATGAAAGCACGGAGTGCTACCCTACCCTTCAACGCAACATCACTCTGCAG GTAATAAGGATTCATCCCATCAAATCTTTGCAATATGTGGAACTCACTTTTGTGGAGCATCAGAGATGTGAATGCAG acTCCGACAGAATCTTCTAAATAATAAAAG CAGCAGTGAGTCTATCAAGAACAGATCTcggaagaggaaaaacaagaagacaacAAACGGATGTGGCAA GTGCCATCAATCCCTCAAAACAAGATAG
- the cipcb gene encoding CLOCK-interacting pacemaker: MSTKRKAESHSRAENRPCIMKSGDSRADSERDSGFSDASSEHMSSMDTTEDSPCSVGGPQTPGSGPQPSQLAVVGGSYSNLSPMIIMNNVLLKQPGDNPPALKPWGYSPTVEVVQPVVQQPQVVFLQPVVSRQASPASKETSSRQRRPKKYLPILKSYPKIAPHPGDSSSSSGRGTASSSSSTSSSSSYSSYSSSSTSGSERGSSLTSNQREKHKRSLCGGIAKSGSTTPILPVTPSTVSPLLQSRLSLPTTETSSSSSPAKERPSSTVSQSELTPSLSFTHTTSSKNLPISVSQAVTLQDNSPEEFNHSDSDADTKRKRFFNTYNILNKSGLLDITLRTKELLRQNRRTQTDLDRLKEHTDLFLQALQSGDTSICVKLQASLQEEDQEKEKERAAQISLKED; this comes from the exons ATGAGCACCAAAAGGAAGGCAGAGAGTCACTCAAGGGCAGAAAACAGACCTTGCATCATGAAGTCTGGAGACTCCCGAGCTGATTCAGAGAGAGACTCTGGATTCTCAG ATGCAAGCTCAGAGCACATGAGCTCAATGGACACCACTGAGGACTCACCCTGTTCTGTTGGGGGTCCACAGACTCCAGGCTCAGGGCCCCAGCCCTCTCAGCTGGCTGTGGTGGGAGGCTCCTACTCCAACCTCTCACCAATGATCATCATGAACAATGTTCTCCTTAAGCAG CCTGGAGATAATCCTCCTGCTCTGAAGCCCTGGGGCTATAGCCCCACAGTGGAAGTGGTTCAACCAGTGGTCCAGCAGCCTCAGGTGGTTTTCCTCCAGCCTGTCGTCTCTCGTCAAGCTTCCCCTGCCTCCAAAGAAACCTCTTCTAGACAAAGACGTCCGAAGAAGTATCTTCCAATCCTGAAATCCTACCCCAAGATTGCTCCACATCCCGGAGACAGTTCTAGTTCCTCAGGGAGAGGAACTgcctcctcatcttcttccacttcctcctcctcctcttactcCTCTTACTCCTCATCGTCTACTTCAGGGTCAGAGAGAGGTAGCAGTCTGACCTCCAACCAAagagagaagcataagagaagtCTGTGTGGTGGTATTGCCAAGTCTGGCTCAACCACTCCTATTCTGCCTGTTACCCCCAGTACAGTGTCTCCTCTGCTCCAGAGCCGACTTTCTCTCCCCACAACAGAAACCAGCTCCAGCAGTAGTCCTGCCAAGGAGAGGCCTTCATCAACTGTCAGCCAGTCAGAGCTTACCCCCTCCCTGTCTTTCACTCACACCACTAGCTCCAAAAACCTGCCAATCTCTGTCTCCCAGGCGGTCACCCTACAGGACAACTCACCAGAAGAATTTAaccacagtgacagtgatgCTGATACAAAGAGGAAGCGCTTCTTCAACACTTACAACATCCTGAACAAATCTGGCCTACTAGACATCACACTTCGCACCAAGGAGCTCCTCAGGCAGAACCGACGCACCCAGACTGACTTAGACCGGCTAAAAGAACACACAGACCTCTTCCTCCAGGCTCTGCAGAGCGGTGACACCAGCATTTGTGTTAAACTGCAGGCCAGCCTTCAGGAGGAAGAccaggaaaaagagaaggagagagctgCTCAGATCAGCTTAAAAGAAGATTAG